A single window of Polyodon spathula isolate WHYD16114869_AA chromosome 2, ASM1765450v1, whole genome shotgun sequence DNA harbors:
- the smarca5 gene encoding SWI/SNF-related matrix-associated actin-dependent regulator of chromatin subfamily A member 5 isoform X1 — protein sequence MSESDNIAVKQEQRLEAEAEAEDEEEETTAHEEGQGDASPTKQKDAPEFLPAYEEKMLSDKSNRFEYLLKQTEVFAHFIQPAAQKTPTSPLKMKPGRPRVKKDEKQNLLSAGDNRHRRTEQEEDEELLTENSKATNVCTRFDESPSYVKCGTMRDYQIRGLNWLISLYENGINGILADEMGLGKTLQTISLLGYMKHYRNVPGPHMVLVPKSTLYNWMNEFKRWVPSLRAICLIGDKEQRAAFVRDVLLPGEWDVCVTSYEMLIKEKSVFKKFNWRYLVIDEAHRIKNEKSKLSEIVREFKTTNRLLLTGTPLQNNLHELWALLNFLLPDVFNSSEDFDSWFDTNNCLGDQKLVERLHIVLRPFLLRRIKAEVEKSLLPKKEVKMYVGLSKMQREWYTKILMKDIDILNSAGKMDKMRLLNVLMQLRKCCNHPYLFDGAEPGPPYTTDMHLVVNSGKMVVLDKLLPKVKEQGSRVLIFSQMTRVLDILEDYCMWRNYGYCRLDGQTAHEERQNSINAFNAPNSSKFLFMLSTRAGGLGINLATADVVIIYDSDWNPQVDLQAMDRAHRIGQKKQVRVFRFITDNTVEERIVERAEMKLRLDSIVIQQGRLVDQNLNKLGKDEMLSIIRHGATHVFASKDSEITDEDVDAVLERGEKKTAELKEKMLKMGESSLRNFTMETDNSVYNFEGEDYREKKKMALTEWIEPPKRERKANYAVDAYFREALRVSEPKVPKAPRPPKQPNVQDFQFFPPRLFELLEKEILYYRKTIGYKVPRNPEVPNAAQAQKEEQSKIDEAESLNEEELDEKEKLLTQGFTIWNKRDFNQFIKANEKWGRDDIENIAREVEGKSPEEVMEYSAVFWERCNELQDIEKIMAQIERGEARIQRRISIKKALDSKIGRYKAPFHQLRISYGTNKGKNYTEEEDRFLICMLHKLGFDKESVYDELRQCIRNSPQFRFDWFLKSRTAMELQRRCNTLITLIERENMELEEKEKAEKKKRGPRPSSIQKRKADGTPDGRGRRKKFKAVN from the exons GAGGAAGAAACCACTGCGCATGAAGAAGGTCAAGGAGACGCCTCGCCAACCAAACAAAAGGATGCTCCAGAATTCCTTCCAGCCTATGAAGAGAAAATG CTATCTGACAAATCAAACCGATTTGAGTACTTGCTGAAACAGACGGAAGTCTTTGCCCATTTCATTCAGCCTGCTGCTCAGAAAACCCCAACCTCACCTTTGAAAATGAAGCCTGGCCGTCCCCGTGTAAAGAAAGATGAGAAACAGAACCTTCTGTCTGCCGGAGA TAATCGTCACCGTCGAACTGAACAGGAAGAGGATGAGGAGCTGCTGACTGAGAACAGCAAAGCTACCAACGTCTGCACCCGCTTTGACGAGTCTCCCTCTT ATGTTAAATGTGGGACAATGAGAGATTACCAGATTCGTGGGTTGAACTGGCTGATTTCACTGTATGAGAATGGCATCAATGGGATCCTTGCAGATGAAATG GGTCTGGGGAAAACCTTGCAAACCATTTCTCTGCTTGGGTACATGAAGCACTACAGAAACGTTCCAGGTCCGCACATGGTGTTGGTCCCTAAGTCTACTCTGTACAACTGGATGAATGAGTTTAAACGATGGGTACCATCCCTGCGGGCTATCTGCCTCATTGGAGACAAGGAGCAAAGA GCAGCTTTTGTTCGTGATGTGCTTCTTCCAGGGGAGTGGGATGTCTGTGTGACCTCCTATGAAATGCTGATCAAAGAGAAATCTGTGTTTAAGAAGTTTAACTGGAGATACCTTGTGATAGATGAGGCCCACAGgatcaaaaatgaaaaatcaaag CTCTCTGAAATAGTACGAGAGTTCAAAACGACCAACAGGCTGCTGTTAACAGGAACGCCTCTTCAGAACAACTTGCATGAGCTTTGGGCTCTCTTGAACTTCCTCTTGCCTGACGTGTTCAACTCCTCAGAA GATTTTGATTCATGGTTTGATACCAACAATTGTCTTGGGGACCAGAAGCTTGTTGAGCGTTTGCATATT GTGTTGCGACCTTTTTTGCTCAGGAGAATTAAGGCCGAAGTAGAAAAGAGTTTGCTTCCCAAGAAAGAAGTGAAGATGTACGTGGGCCTCAGCAAAATGCAACGAGAATG GTACACCAAGATTTTAATGAAGGATATTGACATTTTAAACTCTGCTGGGAAGATGGACAAAATGAGGCTGCTGAACGTTCTGATGCAGCTGCGAAAGTGCTGTAACCATCCGTACCTGTTTGATGGAGCCGAGCCCGGGCCCCCCTACACCACTGACATGCACTTGGTGGTCAACAGTGGGAAGATGGTGGTGCTGGACAAGCTGCTGCCCAAAGTGAAAGAGCAAG GTTCTCGTGTGCTGATCTTTAGCCAGATGACCAGGGTGTTGGACATCTTGGAGGATTACTGTATGTGGAGAAACTATGGTTATTGCCGACTTGATGGCCAGACAGCACATGAGGAGAGACAG aatTCCATCAATGCTTTCAACGCTCCAAACAGCTCCAAGTTTCTCTTCATGTTGAGTACTCGTGCTGGTGGTCTTGGAATCAACCTCGCCACTGCAGATGTTGTCATAATCTATGATTCTGACTGGAATCCCCAAGTAGACCTTCAAGCTATG GATCGAGCCCACAGAATTGGTCAAAAAAAGCAAGTCAGAGTTTTCCGGTTCATCACAGATAACACTGTAGAGGAGAGAATTGTAGAACGGGCTGAAATGAAACTCAGGCTGGATTCCATTGTCATTCAGCAAG GAAGATTAGTGGACCAGAACTTGAACAAACTTGGGAAAGATGAAATGTTGTCAATTATTCGGCACGGTGCTACCCATGTGTTTGCATCAAAGGATAGTGAGATCACAGACGAGGATGTTGATGCCGTTCTGGAAAGAGGAGAAAAGAAG ACTGCAGAGTTGAAAGAGAAGATGTTGAAGATGGGTGAAAGTTCTCTGAGGAACTTTACCATGGAGACGGATAACAGTGTGTACAATTTTGAAGGAGAAGACTACAGGGAGAAAAAGAAG ATGGCCCTTACAGAGTGGATTGAGCCGCCCAAACGAGAACGAAAAGCAAACTATGCTGTTGATGCTTACTTCAGGGAGGCCCTGCGTGTCAGTGAGCCTAAAGTACCCAAG GCTCCACGTCCTCCTAAGCAACCCAATGTCCAAGACTTTCAGTTCTTCCCACCTCGCTTGTTTGAGCTGTTGGAAAAAGAGATCCTATATTACAGAAAAACTATTGGCTATAAG GTTCCTAGAAATCCTGAAGTGCCCAATGCAGCACAGGCGCAAAAAGAGGAACAGAGTAAGATTGACGAagcagagtctctcaatgaagaaGAATTGGACGAAAAAGAGAAACTGCTCACCCAG GGTTTCACTATTTGGAACAAAAGGGATTTTAACCAGTTCATCAAGGCTAATGAGAAATGGGGACGGGATGATATTGAGAATATTGCACGGGAAGTAGAAGGCAAATCTCCAGAGGAAGTGATGGAGTACTCTG CTGTTTTCTGGGAGAGGTGCAATGAGTTACAGGACATTGAGAAGATCATGGCACAAATTGAAAGGGGTGAAGCCAGGATTCAAAGGAGGATCAGCATAAAAAAAGCACTTGATTCAAAG ATTGGGCGTTACAAGGCTCCCTTCCACCAGCTGAGAATATCCTATGGCACAAACAAAGGAAAGAATTACACAGAGGAGGAAGACCGTTTCTTGATCTGCATGCTGCACAAGCTGGGCTTTGATAAGGAAAGTGTTTATGACGAGCTGAGGCAGTGCATTCGTAACTCTCCCCAGTTCAGATTTGACTGGTTCCTCAAATCCAGGACAGCTATG gAGCTGCAAAGACGCTGCAACACCTTAATCACTTTGATTGAGAGGGAGAACATGGAGCTAGAGGAGAAAGAGAaagcagagaagaaaaaaagaggACCACGACCTTCCTCT ATCCAAAAACGCAAGGCAGATGGGACCCCAGATGGCCGTGGAAGAAGAAAGAAATTTAAAGCTGTGAACTGA
- the smarca5 gene encoding SWI/SNF-related matrix-associated actin-dependent regulator of chromatin subfamily A member 5 isoform X2: protein MKPGRPRVKKDEKQNLLSAGDNRHRRTEQEEDEELLTENSKATNVCTRFDESPSYVKCGTMRDYQIRGLNWLISLYENGINGILADEMGLGKTLQTISLLGYMKHYRNVPGPHMVLVPKSTLYNWMNEFKRWVPSLRAICLIGDKEQRAAFVRDVLLPGEWDVCVTSYEMLIKEKSVFKKFNWRYLVIDEAHRIKNEKSKLSEIVREFKTTNRLLLTGTPLQNNLHELWALLNFLLPDVFNSSEDFDSWFDTNNCLGDQKLVERLHIVLRPFLLRRIKAEVEKSLLPKKEVKMYVGLSKMQREWYTKILMKDIDILNSAGKMDKMRLLNVLMQLRKCCNHPYLFDGAEPGPPYTTDMHLVVNSGKMVVLDKLLPKVKEQGSRVLIFSQMTRVLDILEDYCMWRNYGYCRLDGQTAHEERQNSINAFNAPNSSKFLFMLSTRAGGLGINLATADVVIIYDSDWNPQVDLQAMDRAHRIGQKKQVRVFRFITDNTVEERIVERAEMKLRLDSIVIQQGRLVDQNLNKLGKDEMLSIIRHGATHVFASKDSEITDEDVDAVLERGEKKTAELKEKMLKMGESSLRNFTMETDNSVYNFEGEDYREKKKMALTEWIEPPKRERKANYAVDAYFREALRVSEPKVPKAPRPPKQPNVQDFQFFPPRLFELLEKEILYYRKTIGYKVPRNPEVPNAAQAQKEEQSKIDEAESLNEEELDEKEKLLTQGFTIWNKRDFNQFIKANEKWGRDDIENIAREVEGKSPEEVMEYSAVFWERCNELQDIEKIMAQIERGEARIQRRISIKKALDSKIGRYKAPFHQLRISYGTNKGKNYTEEEDRFLICMLHKLGFDKESVYDELRQCIRNSPQFRFDWFLKSRTAMELQRRCNTLITLIERENMELEEKEKAEKKKRGPRPSSIQKRKADGTPDGRGRRKKFKAVN, encoded by the exons ATGAAGCCTGGCCGTCCCCGTGTAAAGAAAGATGAGAAACAGAACCTTCTGTCTGCCGGAGA TAATCGTCACCGTCGAACTGAACAGGAAGAGGATGAGGAGCTGCTGACTGAGAACAGCAAAGCTACCAACGTCTGCACCCGCTTTGACGAGTCTCCCTCTT ATGTTAAATGTGGGACAATGAGAGATTACCAGATTCGTGGGTTGAACTGGCTGATTTCACTGTATGAGAATGGCATCAATGGGATCCTTGCAGATGAAATG GGTCTGGGGAAAACCTTGCAAACCATTTCTCTGCTTGGGTACATGAAGCACTACAGAAACGTTCCAGGTCCGCACATGGTGTTGGTCCCTAAGTCTACTCTGTACAACTGGATGAATGAGTTTAAACGATGGGTACCATCCCTGCGGGCTATCTGCCTCATTGGAGACAAGGAGCAAAGA GCAGCTTTTGTTCGTGATGTGCTTCTTCCAGGGGAGTGGGATGTCTGTGTGACCTCCTATGAAATGCTGATCAAAGAGAAATCTGTGTTTAAGAAGTTTAACTGGAGATACCTTGTGATAGATGAGGCCCACAGgatcaaaaatgaaaaatcaaag CTCTCTGAAATAGTACGAGAGTTCAAAACGACCAACAGGCTGCTGTTAACAGGAACGCCTCTTCAGAACAACTTGCATGAGCTTTGGGCTCTCTTGAACTTCCTCTTGCCTGACGTGTTCAACTCCTCAGAA GATTTTGATTCATGGTTTGATACCAACAATTGTCTTGGGGACCAGAAGCTTGTTGAGCGTTTGCATATT GTGTTGCGACCTTTTTTGCTCAGGAGAATTAAGGCCGAAGTAGAAAAGAGTTTGCTTCCCAAGAAAGAAGTGAAGATGTACGTGGGCCTCAGCAAAATGCAACGAGAATG GTACACCAAGATTTTAATGAAGGATATTGACATTTTAAACTCTGCTGGGAAGATGGACAAAATGAGGCTGCTGAACGTTCTGATGCAGCTGCGAAAGTGCTGTAACCATCCGTACCTGTTTGATGGAGCCGAGCCCGGGCCCCCCTACACCACTGACATGCACTTGGTGGTCAACAGTGGGAAGATGGTGGTGCTGGACAAGCTGCTGCCCAAAGTGAAAGAGCAAG GTTCTCGTGTGCTGATCTTTAGCCAGATGACCAGGGTGTTGGACATCTTGGAGGATTACTGTATGTGGAGAAACTATGGTTATTGCCGACTTGATGGCCAGACAGCACATGAGGAGAGACAG aatTCCATCAATGCTTTCAACGCTCCAAACAGCTCCAAGTTTCTCTTCATGTTGAGTACTCGTGCTGGTGGTCTTGGAATCAACCTCGCCACTGCAGATGTTGTCATAATCTATGATTCTGACTGGAATCCCCAAGTAGACCTTCAAGCTATG GATCGAGCCCACAGAATTGGTCAAAAAAAGCAAGTCAGAGTTTTCCGGTTCATCACAGATAACACTGTAGAGGAGAGAATTGTAGAACGGGCTGAAATGAAACTCAGGCTGGATTCCATTGTCATTCAGCAAG GAAGATTAGTGGACCAGAACTTGAACAAACTTGGGAAAGATGAAATGTTGTCAATTATTCGGCACGGTGCTACCCATGTGTTTGCATCAAAGGATAGTGAGATCACAGACGAGGATGTTGATGCCGTTCTGGAAAGAGGAGAAAAGAAG ACTGCAGAGTTGAAAGAGAAGATGTTGAAGATGGGTGAAAGTTCTCTGAGGAACTTTACCATGGAGACGGATAACAGTGTGTACAATTTTGAAGGAGAAGACTACAGGGAGAAAAAGAAG ATGGCCCTTACAGAGTGGATTGAGCCGCCCAAACGAGAACGAAAAGCAAACTATGCTGTTGATGCTTACTTCAGGGAGGCCCTGCGTGTCAGTGAGCCTAAAGTACCCAAG GCTCCACGTCCTCCTAAGCAACCCAATGTCCAAGACTTTCAGTTCTTCCCACCTCGCTTGTTTGAGCTGTTGGAAAAAGAGATCCTATATTACAGAAAAACTATTGGCTATAAG GTTCCTAGAAATCCTGAAGTGCCCAATGCAGCACAGGCGCAAAAAGAGGAACAGAGTAAGATTGACGAagcagagtctctcaatgaagaaGAATTGGACGAAAAAGAGAAACTGCTCACCCAG GGTTTCACTATTTGGAACAAAAGGGATTTTAACCAGTTCATCAAGGCTAATGAGAAATGGGGACGGGATGATATTGAGAATATTGCACGGGAAGTAGAAGGCAAATCTCCAGAGGAAGTGATGGAGTACTCTG CTGTTTTCTGGGAGAGGTGCAATGAGTTACAGGACATTGAGAAGATCATGGCACAAATTGAAAGGGGTGAAGCCAGGATTCAAAGGAGGATCAGCATAAAAAAAGCACTTGATTCAAAG ATTGGGCGTTACAAGGCTCCCTTCCACCAGCTGAGAATATCCTATGGCACAAACAAAGGAAAGAATTACACAGAGGAGGAAGACCGTTTCTTGATCTGCATGCTGCACAAGCTGGGCTTTGATAAGGAAAGTGTTTATGACGAGCTGAGGCAGTGCATTCGTAACTCTCCCCAGTTCAGATTTGACTGGTTCCTCAAATCCAGGACAGCTATG gAGCTGCAAAGACGCTGCAACACCTTAATCACTTTGATTGAGAGGGAGAACATGGAGCTAGAGGAGAAAGAGAaagcagagaagaaaaaaagaggACCACGACCTTCCTCT ATCCAAAAACGCAAGGCAGATGGGACCCCAGATGGCCGTGGAAGAAGAAAGAAATTTAAAGCTGTGAACTGA